One part of the Rutidosis leptorrhynchoides isolate AG116_Rl617_1_P2 chromosome 1, CSIRO_AGI_Rlap_v1, whole genome shotgun sequence genome encodes these proteins:
- the LOC139871509 gene encoding glutaredoxin-C9-like: MKMNNSSQSTSIVMERTTTDHVTTVTTKMETVYERVHNLANGNAVVVFSVTGCCMGHVAKQLLLGLGVGPTVVELDRETAGMEIHALLYHLAAGNEQQQPVPAVFVGGKFLGGIETLIACHINGTLVPLLKDAGALWL; encoded by the coding sequence ATGAAGATGAACAACTCATCACAATCAACAAGTATAGTAATGGAAAGAACCACTACTGATCATGTTACAACGGTTACAACAAAAATGGAGACGGTTTACGAGAGGGTGCACAACCTTGCTAACGGGAATGCAGTTGTGGTATTTTCAGTTACCGGTTGTTGTATGGGCCATGTTGCAAAGCAGCTTCTTCTTGGGCTGGGTGTGGGCCCTACCGTTGTGGAATTGGACCGAGAGACTGCAGGGATGGAAATTCATGCTTTACTTTACCACCTTGCGGCTGGGAACGAGCAACAACAGCCCGTTCCCGCTGTGTTTGTTGGTGGAAAGTTTTTAGGTGGAATTGAAACGCTTATTGCGTGCCATATTAATGGTACGCTCGTTCCTCTTTTAAAGGATGCGGGTGCTCTATGGCTTTAG